One genomic region from Candidatus Cloacimonadota bacterium encodes:
- the nusB gene encoding transcription antitermination factor NusB — translation MFRTTKVFNMGIRRKGREIAVQILYSLDFYEKEYSEILDDIAFGKETKKNKKIFEFVDSILKSSIDNLSEIDKKISQHSTNFPLNKIAELDRCILRVATNEMLYTETPHPIIMDEAIEISKKYCAESSGKFINGILDAISNELKKKTRNEIDCH, via the coding sequence ATGTTCCGAACTACAAAGGTCTTTAATATGGGAATCCGCAGAAAAGGTCGCGAAATTGCAGTTCAGATATTATATTCTCTTGATTTTTATGAAAAAGAATATTCTGAAATATTGGATGATATTGCCTTCGGAAAAGAAACAAAAAAGAATAAAAAGATATTTGAATTTGTAGATTCTATCTTGAAAAGTTCGATTGATAATCTTTCTGAAATCGACAAAAAGATAAGTCAACATTCAACAAACTTTCCTTTGAACAAAATTGCAGAATTAGACAGATGTATCTTGCGAGTTGCAACAAATGAGATGCTATATACTGAAACACCTCATCCAATAATAATGGATGAAGCCATTGAAATTTCCAAAAAATATTGTGCGGAAAGTTCAGGAAAATTTATTAATGGTATTTTAGATGCGATTTCGAATGAATTAAAGAAGAA